Genomic segment of Phaenicophaeus curvirostris isolate KB17595 chromosome 26, BPBGC_Pcur_1.0, whole genome shotgun sequence:
TAAAAGCTTAAATGTTATAAAGAATTCAATCTAATCCTCTCTAAACCCCAGAACGGTTGAAAGATGCCAAACTATCAAATCTCAAACAATCTTCTTCTTACTTTTGTGTGTGGGAGctttaataaaaatcagtaaGTTACAAACCACAAGATTTTGGGCTTGCCTCCAGAGTGGCTAAACGTCTCATAAAAGAAAACGCAAACAAATCAGCCTGTTATAAATGTATAATTGTTTCCGAGACAGATAAACCCCCCAAGTATCATCCTACTTACATCAGACccttaaaattacatttaaaaacttGCTGAGTAAAAACTGGAAAGTGAAATGACTTACACCATGAATTTATGTTGACTCACTGCACCTTTCTGCACTTGACCGACCAGCTTTACTtcagtaaaaaattatttccaaatatatgtcaattttcatttcataataaattaaaatgtaaaactgaagaagcctcttcattatttttcactctCTGTGAATGTTTATCTCACTAGGGACTATAGGAAGCAAAGGTATTTTATCAATAcgttcagaaataaaaagaccATTTCTAGTAAGCCTTTCCCTATCAATAACTGCACGTAGCCCTTCCCATTCCGTGCAAGCTCCCTATGCTGCACCCACTTCCTCAAGACCAAGGAGCCTGCATTTTCCTCTTGACAACACAAAGACAAGAACTCTTCCTTTTGAAATCTCCCCCATCCATGTGTTATTTACTGCACACAAAGAGCTGCCAAAGAAGATAATCCTTTGCTTTCACAATCATGAGTCACTGATACCAGGCGATCAATTCAGTTCTGCACCAACGCTTCACTTAAAAACCTTTGATCTACTGCTCACAAAATAAACTTCTGCCCAAAAAAGCACCTCTGCTCCTGGATGTAAGATTAATACATTTCAGTTGACAAATCCAATGATATAAataagccaggatgaagaaaaaacaattttctGTTTACCAAAATAACTTCAAAGAAAAGTATATTGGTTTTGAAGGGTTTCCATGCCTAAAAAGAGTTATATTTGATTTTCAGATTTATATTATGAGAagcacaaaatacaaaaatcacTGTCCCTATTTTGAGATAATATCAAGctatttataagaaaaaatgGTTAGTTTTCAGCTCAAAAGTGTAGGCAATTGGAATAGGCTATGCATATTACACAGATACTTCAATGATAAAAAGTTTAGGATAGCAAACACAACTATAAATTACATTCAGTATAACCaagtatttttaagttttcataCTAATCATCAGCCTGGAGATAACTGATTGTCCATGTGTGTCTTCATACACTTTGGCCGatcacttttctctcttcttattAAACATACAGGGAGCACTGAACTGGCAGAGGTTCATGCCAGAAAAGTATTATgacaagaaacacatttttgacACGCTCACTGGGAAAGAGGATATGAAAGCGATCATTCCACTGACTTAAGCATATTTCTATAATAATAGCCCCAAACCAAGAAAGCAATGAATAtgtaatgacaaaaaaattatttaggaagatttaaatgcaaaaagaatTTATGTGCTCCACTGCACATGGCAAAACATTATCCGGACATCTCAGCTCTCCTCCACCCACTTCCCTTCATACAGCAAATACCTGGAGGGCATCAGATTTCCACTCCCATTGGCAATTTAAATTGGCACATATCATTTAGTCCGGTCAGGACACACTAAACTGACTTCCCTTCAAAcaagagtgagagagagagaatagaAGATCTTCCCAGGAGGTGGGGACTACTGCCGAACCACCCACCGCGTTCCCCATATAAAGGTTAAACTGCTCTCTGCTCGGCCTGGTTCTCGGCTGTTTGCTTCACAAAACAGATCAGGGCACCTTGAGCACCATGGCTCTTTCCACGCGCACCAGCGGTGGATCCCGGCAGTTCTCTTCTCGGAGCAGCCTTGGTGGAGGATCTCTGAGAGTGTCTAGTTCTGGTGGTGGAGGAGGCTTTGGCAGCAGTGGACTTGGGTTTGGTGGTGGATCTGGTGGTGGATTTGGTGCTGCTTCTATGCTTGGTTCAGGCTCTGGCTTCAGCACGGGGTTTGGGAGTAGCGCGGGCGGAGGCTTTGGGAGCAGCTTAAGCAGTGGCTTTGGAGGAGGCTTTGGCAGTGGTTTAGGTGGTGGCTATGGCAGTGGCCTGGGCAGTGCCTTTGGTGGAGGTTTAGGAGGTGGTTTTGGCAGCAGTTCAGGTGCTGGTTTTGGAGGTGGCTTTGGAAGTGGCTCAGGATCTGGGTTTGGAAGTGGTTTTGGCACTACTGCTGCTGGAGATGGTGGCCTTCTTTCCGgctcaaaaaaagaaaccatgcAGAACCTCAATGACCGTCTGGCCGCTTATCTGGACAAAGTACGGTCTCTGGAGGATGCCAACACTGAGCTGGAACGCAAAATCCGTGAGTGGTATGAGAAAAATGGCCCTGGAGCTGCTATCCCTGCACCTGGGAATGACTACAGTAAACATTATCCTGTAATTGAAGATCTTCGAAACAAGGTAGCAAAGCAACGTACTTAacatatatttaatttgaaatttacCTAATAATATTTtggataaaaataacaaatttctCCAAGAGCAAGAGCCAATTTATTCTCCAGTGCTAACACTTGCAATAACCTCTGTCACATTGCACTGGTATTGTGGTTTAAGTTCTTGGATATTAATGGCAGTTCTGTAGCTGCATCGCACAACCCTGTGACTTGGTCTAAATAAAGGAGAGGGCAGTGATGGAATCTGGCTCTACACACTCTTGTAGACtaaaaagtttaaattttaaaaagtttcatATTTCTTATATCACAAATTCAACTCCTGACCCAGACAGCCCACTGGCAAGCTCTTCAAAGATCAGAAACTTCCCAGTCATATTGTGCAAATTTGGATTCTGCCAGGAAGGGAAGCACATCGATTTGCAGAAGCTGAAAAGCCGTCGTCTGTATTTTCACAGTAAATCATACAAGAGTCTAACAAATCACATTTAATATTATTGTATTGAGGATTGCAGTTATGCAAACAGTAGCATGGTGCTGGAAAACCATTTGGCTATAAAATCATTCTCTGAACATTGTTTGTATTCTAGATCATTAATGCAACTATCGACAACGCAAGAATCATTTTGCAAGTCGATAATGCCAGACTGGCTGCTGATGATTTCAGACTGAAGTAAGTACAGCTTAATATTACACAAACTCTTAGTAATGTTTTAAGGCAAAAAATCTTTCATATTTAAGAATGTCTTTCCTTCGACATAGTTATTAAAcgatattataataataatgtgTATTAGGATTTTATAGTAAAAGCTCTATAAGTACACAGCTATAGTTCGCATTTGACCTCATTAATGatgtaaaaaaatcttatttaatGACTTTACAGATATGAGAATGAAGTGGCCCTTCGCCAGAGCGTGGAAGCTGACATTAACGGTCTGCGCAGAGTTCTGGATGAGCTGACCTTGACAAGAGCTGATTTGGAGATGCAGATTGAAAGCCTGAATGAAGAGCTGGCTTATCTCAAGAAGAATCATGAAgaggtattttttcccttgtgaaTTCATAATAAGGCAGATGGAATTGTGAAATGTCAAATTAATCCCATATTTATGCCAGTGCAAGTTCCTTGGtttcattatttgttttggttgCTGTTCCTTTTTGAGTTTATTAAATGAAAGAATGGAAGAAATCCCCACACAAGCTGCACATTCTTGTTGAAACAGAAGTTATATCCCATGTATTTCTCTATGTATGTTTTTGGTAGAATTATTTTGACTTATATTAacacaaacttttctttctttttaatctctccaggagctccagggtATCCAGAGCACGTCCGTCGGCCAAGTCAGCGTTGAAATGGATGCTGCTCCAGGCACTGACCTGACCAAGCTTTTGAATGACATGAGGGGACAGTACGAACTCATTGCTGAGCAAAATCGTAAAGAGGCTGAAGCATGGTTCAACGAAAAAGTAATAATGAGAGATACCAAATTCAGCAAAATGCATGTAAAATTCAGATAAATATTTGCTGCAGTAACATTGCACCCTGTTCTTCCTTGTCTTTTCAGAGTGGGGAGCTGAAAAGGGAAATCTCCACCAACACCGAGCAGCTTCAGTCAGGGAAGAGTGAGATCACAGATTTAAAAAGGACTCTCCAGAGCCTGGAAATTGAACTGCAATCTCAGCTTGCCATGGTATGCTCTAAGGACACTGCTAACCAGCCAGAGTAAACTTTCCAATTTCAAAAGTGTTATTAGATCTTACGCTATTCTACAGGATTTAAgatctggttttatttcctattaaaTCCTGCATTCTTTTAGTTCCTAAATAGCAGTAATATATATAATTGGATTGCAAGTGTCATGTAACAAAGCAGACAAACACTGATGTTCACAGTCAGTGAAGCAGCAATGGCCAGTTTTGAAAGAGgtatttcaagaaaaagaatctCTAAGCATTGAGGCTGTGTTCACTCCCATCAAACTCTTTTGGTGGGTTTTGTCTGTATAAAGAACGCTTTTCCTTCAATCACACATTATTTAATATCCTCCTTCCACAGAAAAAATCCCTTGAAGACACTTTGGCAGAAACGGAAGCAGGTTACTGTGCTCAGCTTTCACAAATACAACTCCAGATTGGAAACCTGGAATCTCAGCTGTTCCAGGTCAGGGCTGACATGGAGCGCCAGAACGCAGAGTATCAACAACTTCTGGACATCAAGACTCGTCTGGAAATGGAAATTGAAACCTACCGCCGCTTGCTGGATGGCGAGTTTGTGTAAGTAACTGTTTTATGTAAACTATCTCCTTGGTTTTATTCTCCGTAGCAATAtccttcccagaaaaaaaaaaaaaaaagaggtaaaaacAAGTGGTACATTCACTCAAAGGCAGCAAGGCACAGACAAGGATTCTGAAATAATACGGATATGCTCTGCCTCAGGAGAGGAAACCATTTTGTGCAGGATTTAAAACAATGCCATTTCTCTTGCTCCTGACAAACTCTCTGCAACATCACTTCTCTCTGGTTCACTTCTAGGGGCGCAGGGCAGGCGGTGACATTTGAAAGCTCATCCTTGACAGGGTCCAAATCACAAACACAATCACTGGATTCATCTCAGGGTAGGTAGAACTCAATGGAATAACATTTTGTTTCTAATGTGATTCTTATAAATAACGTCATAGATGCTATTCCGCTTAGCTCCACCATAGAGTTCATCATAACACAAAGACAGTTTGAAGGGAAAAGGATTTAACTGTTCATACACGCCTGCTGCTCTATCATTTTTAACACTTtgacaaatattattttccatttctttacaATGTTTAGATCCTACCAAGACTAGAAAGATCAAGACAATTGTTGAAGAAGTTGTAGATGGAAAAGTTGTTGCATCCCATGTTAAGGAAGTTGAAGAGAAGGTATAAGGCTCAGCCTGCGACTGCAAAGGATCTGTTAACTCAATGTTTCTTTCAAAGTCAAGATCGATAAACAATTTTGATCTTTTGTATGAAGTGATAAAAATAGATTGGCTTTTTATTAAGATTCTTTTACATAAAACAAAGCCTATGTTTTCATTCTTAGTAGTCATGCAATATATTTTCTGCTTCAATCTATTGGCATTACTTGCATGTGTCACGGCATTCTTTAAATTTACCCCCAATTCTTTGTTCAGTAACTAGAAATACACTGCAGACATTATACATTTTattagaaatgctttttaataatttttagcAATTAATAGATGAAATGATTTTGCTATTCTAActtcattttccagttttcttcacTAATAAAAAGGACTCAGCAAGCTGTAAGATATTAGTCTGTCTTTATTCTTCCTTTAGGACTGTTGCTCCTGATTAATATTTGCCATTTTGTGGGGTATTTTGCTTTTCCACATATCATGTGCACGGCAGAATAACCCTATTAAttactacacacacacactaaatTAATCCAACGACACAACACGTTCAAAAAGACGTTAAATGTGGAACGAAAGGAGTGTTTGATGGCTCCTAATCCGAAGCTACCGATGTAAGAGGGGTTCCTGCGGAACAGGAGCGGGGAGCAGCCGCTCCAGGGCTCCCGGCGCCACCTGGCGGGGACGCAGCTCCGGGGAGCGACGGAAAAGAACCGCATCAAGCCGAAACCACGGACCAGACACAA
This window contains:
- the KRT12 gene encoding keratin, type I cytoskeletal 12, whose amino-acid sequence is MALSTRTSGGSRQFSSRSSLGGGSLRVSSSGGGGGFGSSGLGFGGGSGGGFGAASMLGSGSGFSTGFGSSAGGGFGSSLSSGFGGGFGSGLGGGYGSGLGSAFGGGLGGGFGSSSGAGFGGGFGSGSGSGFGSGFGTTAAGDGGLLSGSKKETMQNLNDRLAAYLDKVRSLEDANTELERKIREWYEKNGPGAAIPAPGNDYSKHYPVIEDLRNKIINATIDNARIILQVDNARLAADDFRLKYENEVALRQSVEADINGLRRVLDELTLTRADLEMQIESLNEELAYLKKNHEEELQGIQSTSVGQVSVEMDAAPGTDLTKLLNDMRGQYELIAEQNRKEAEAWFNEKSGELKREISTNTEQLQSGKSEITDLKRTLQSLEIELQSQLAMKKSLEDTLAETEAGYCAQLSQIQLQIGNLESQLFQVRADMERQNAEYQQLLDIKTRLEMEIETYRRLLDGEFVGAGQAVTFESSSLTGSKSQTQSLDSSQDPTKTRKIKTIVEEVVDGKVVASHVKEVEEKV